A region from the Synergistes jonesii genome encodes:
- a CDS encoding glycosyltransferase family 2 protein, with the protein MSDRPLLSIILIAYNHEKYIRRALESIIMQRTDFPFEVLVAEDCSTDSTPSILKEYAARRPDIFNLILHSQNVGVVRNSRDARKRCRGKYIAVLEGDDYWTDPLKLQKQFDFMESHPDFSACAHEISFIDDDGNEREGFAFDHFTKEQVCTIADVEKGLHAGQSSTLMYKNVFLSFTEQQDEDYCACECIPDLKLMLLLTLYGPVFRINEAMSAYRYVTTSDSASWSAYSHNNNLSLSYFKWADECVKMADKVFGRKIEFRKYRIDVGYHAWVELLKNPTRENAEIFAEVFGKSKNKTAVIARIITGTLSYPIRKIKKAIRRNYKIL; encoded by the coding sequence ATGTCGGATAGGCCGCTTCTAAGCATTATCTTGATAGCTTACAACCACGAAAAATACATCCGCAGAGCTCTTGAAAGTATAATCATGCAGCGCACGGACTTTCCCTTTGAAGTCCTCGTGGCCGAAGACTGCTCCACCGACTCTACGCCTTCGATACTCAAAGAATATGCGGCACGCCGTCCGGACATCTTCAACCTCATACTTCATTCGCAAAACGTCGGTGTCGTTAGGAATTCACGTGACGCGAGAAAAAGATGCCGCGGCAAATACATCGCAGTACTCGAAGGCGACGACTACTGGACCGACCCGCTGAAACTGCAGAAACAGTTCGACTTCATGGAGAGCCATCCCGATTTTTCCGCCTGCGCGCACGAAATATCATTTATCGACGACGACGGGAACGAGCGGGAGGGCTTTGCCTTCGACCACTTCACAAAGGAACAGGTTTGTACGATAGCGGACGTAGAAAAAGGGCTTCACGCTGGGCAGAGTTCGACATTGATGTATAAAAATGTTTTTCTAAGCTTCACCGAACAGCAGGATGAAGATTACTGCGCCTGCGAATGCATACCCGACTTGAAGCTGATGCTGCTTTTGACTCTTTACGGCCCCGTCTTTCGCATCAATGAAGCGATGTCCGCATATCGCTATGTAACGACCTCGGACAGCGCGAGCTGGAGCGCGTACAGCCACAACAACAACCTGTCGCTCTCTTACTTCAAATGGGCCGACGAATGCGTAAAAATGGCCGATAAAGTCTTCGGGAGAAAAATAGAATTCAGGAAATACCGCATTGACGTTGGATATCACGCTTGGGTAGAGTTGCTTAAGAACCCAACACGGGAAAATGCTGAGATATTTGCCGAAGTGTTTGGCAAAAGCAAAAACAAAACCGCAGTCATAGCGCGCATAATAACGGGGACTCTATCATATCCTATAAGAAAAATTAAAAAAGCCATTAGGCGAAATTATAAGATTCTGTAA
- a CDS encoding ABC transporter permease, with protein sequence MTRTKTIQRVVNLYNKRELLTQLVRRDIRLKYRRSVLGYLWSVMNPLLIMIVLTGVFSNMFRYDIINYPIYLLIGRAIFDFLSESTRTGMWSIIGNAALLKKTYVPRYIFTLASVTSSAVNFIFSLGAIAIVMLFTKTLPSWYILLLPITLLQLYVFCMGMAFFLAAATVYFRDVQYIYNAFLTAWMYLSALFYPAKILPQKLYWLVSHFNPIFIYVQQARGFILYGKMPDTDMFIIGCFAALLSLVIGVETFRRTQDNFILYI encoded by the coding sequence ATGACAAGAACAAAGACAATACAGCGCGTCGTAAACCTGTACAACAAAAGGGAATTACTCACCCAGCTCGTCAGGCGCGACATCCGCCTGAAATACAGGAGAAGTGTGCTCGGCTACCTATGGAGCGTAATGAATCCACTTTTGATAATGATCGTACTTACCGGCGTTTTTTCCAACATGTTCCGCTACGATATTATAAATTATCCTATATACCTTCTCATCGGAAGGGCGATATTTGATTTTCTGAGCGAGTCCACAAGGACTGGTATGTGGTCGATCATCGGCAACGCGGCGCTGCTGAAAAAAACTTACGTGCCGCGCTACATATTCACCCTTGCAAGCGTAACGAGTTCCGCTGTGAATTTTATCTTTTCGCTCGGCGCGATAGCGATCGTAATGCTCTTTACGAAGACGCTTCCATCCTGGTACATACTGTTGCTGCCGATTACACTGCTGCAGCTTTACGTATTCTGCATGGGCATGGCGTTTTTTCTCGCGGCAGCCACGGTATATTTCCGCGATGTCCAGTACATATACAACGCCTTCTTAACAGCGTGGATGTACCTGTCGGCGCTATTTTATCCGGCAAAGATACTTCCCCAAAAGCTTTACTGGCTGGTCTCGCATTTCAACCCCATCTTTATATACGTGCAGCAAGCGCGCGGCTTCATTCTCTATGGCAAAATGCCTGATACCGATATGTTCATAATAGGCTGCTTCGCCGCGTTGCTTTCACTTGTGATAGGAGTCGAAACATTCAGAAGAACGCAGGACAATTTTATACTCTACATATAG
- a CDS encoding NlpC/P60 family protein, giving the protein MANENLISHRRHLWAEGAVLGATGEILNNESMRLSYIHSDFFPIESGAAYTFRSLGPCKGFLVFFDADKVYLGVRAPNLAAQQQEGGYTFTSPNGAAWFRVTSSVRDSNDTLLRSTIYDLGYKHLYKLEKGSAATSFIPSKRDSQEPVYLESSERPKNNAEAARQLVSVAESYLGRGWVYGQEPSRQDTYTLEGPPAESLVTEAGIKQIDCMTLAVLAINGIDYFQSKYFNSSFPWRGARYYGWGKYPNHLYLEGLSRWFYKNGWEIDPGINYSKLQAGDLVFWGGNPLKPSYAQFSPYFRCIDHVGIYTGRWVPDPNRNNELHPQTIEVQMGSPVVVHRFVDEYSDDTVVTSHSTQWIQMFARIPLETPFTEYDSEQTTGNVIYSSYYRPSLFFEGNGLPFKIDIYGRNYAIWEIGNINPETGQKITAANRIRSEFVPIGTNYKNGNALSAAGFTNVAYYFYTADLTYLGYNHAEGEMYSIITFKKTDNSNITSADLATFNEITAIQKAGRDTRWGAKYPPGFHSYAYLDTVLPTGSYLDRRNGKYAYTSDGITWTELPAIDQAKLNGLRIGDGENNIYVPNGQKVKLMKQEW; this is encoded by the coding sequence ATGGCAAACGAAAATCTTATCAGCCACAGACGACATTTATGGGCAGAAGGTGCGGTTCTGGGGGCAACTGGAGAGATATTGAATAATGAAAGTATGCGGTTGTCCTATATACACTCAGATTTCTTCCCCATAGAGAGTGGGGCTGCCTATACTTTCCGTTCCCTTGGTCCATGTAAGGGATTTTTAGTATTCTTCGACGCTGACAAGGTATACTTGGGGGTAAGGGCTCCAAATCTGGCTGCGCAGCAGCAAGAAGGAGGCTATACCTTTACGTCACCAAATGGGGCTGCCTGGTTCCGTGTTACGAGTTCCGTGCGTGACAGCAACGATACACTGCTGCGCTCTACCATTTATGACCTTGGCTATAAGCACCTTTACAAGCTGGAAAAGGGATCAGCGGCCACATCGTTTATCCCGTCAAAGCGCGATAGCCAGGAACCTGTTTATCTGGAATCCAGCGAAAGACCGAAAAACAACGCAGAAGCGGCAAGGCAATTGGTCAGTGTGGCTGAGAGTTACTTAGGTAGAGGCTGGGTCTATGGGCAGGAGCCTTCCAGACAGGATACATATACGTTGGAAGGACCACCGGCAGAAAGTCTGGTAACCGAAGCTGGCATAAAACAGATAGACTGTATGACACTAGCCGTGCTTGCTATAAACGGAATTGATTATTTCCAATCCAAATATTTTAATAGTTCGTTCCCATGGCGTGGCGCGAGGTATTATGGCTGGGGAAAATATCCGAACCATCTTTATTTGGAAGGGCTGTCACGATGGTTTTACAAAAACGGCTGGGAAATAGACCCGGGCATAAACTACAGCAAACTACAGGCAGGAGACCTTGTTTTCTGGGGCGGCAACCCTTTGAAACCAAGCTACGCACAGTTCAGTCCATATTTTCGATGCATAGACCATGTAGGTATATACACAGGGCGTTGGGTGCCGGATCCCAATCGGAATAACGAACTACACCCGCAGACGATAGAAGTGCAGATGGGCTCGCCTGTAGTTGTCCACCGTTTTGTAGATGAATATTCGGATGATACGGTAGTTACAAGCCACAGTACACAATGGATTCAGATGTTCGCACGCATACCGCTGGAAACGCCTTTTACAGAATATGACAGCGAACAAACGACGGGCAATGTGATTTATTCGAGCTACTATAGGCCGTCCTTGTTCTTTGAAGGAAATGGTCTGCCGTTTAAAATCGATATTTACGGTAGGAACTATGCAATATGGGAGATAGGTAACATAAACCCGGAAACAGGACAGAAGATCACGGCAGCTAACCGCATCAGGTCAGAATTTGTTCCGATTGGGACGAATTATAAAAATGGGAACGCCCTTTCTGCCGCCGGATTTACAAACGTTGCGTACTATTTCTACACCGCCGATCTTACATACCTGGGTTACAATCATGCAGAAGGGGAAATGTACAGCATAATAACATTTAAAAAAACCGACAACAGCAATATAACAAGTGCCGATCTTGCCACGTTCAACGAAATAACGGCGATTCAAAAGGCAGGAAGGGATACTCGTTGGGGCGCCAAATACCCGCCGGGATTCCATAGTTATGCCTATCTTGATACTGTGCTCCCAACAGGTTCATATCTTGACCGGCGAAACGGCAAATATGCCTATACTTCAGATGGGATAACCTGGACGGAGCTGCCCGCAATCGATCAGGCTAAGCTTAACGGATTGCGTATAGGGGACGGAGAAAACAATATTTACGTGCCTAACGGGCAGAAGGTTAAACTGATGAAACAGGAATGGTAG
- a CDS encoding CDP-glycerol glycerophosphotransferase family protein yields the protein MLKEKFSRVTYKDIIHIFKFLFALPLSAVYRIRRGKMWLISEYAGEARDNAYRLFQYLRQEHPEIDAVYAISINSSDFKKVENLGEIVSYSSLRHWVYYLAAEVNVSSQKGGKPNAAVCYLFEVSGLLKNKRVLLQHGIILNDVKYLYYKETKISLFICGAKPEFEFVKKRYGYPEGSVVCAGMCRYDALINEKSGSDGTILVVPTWRKWIAHGEGAGHFTDTLYFKRWQEFLNSPKLEKILAENGVRLIFCPHRNMEKFLKYFSYGSQLITLLQWSSADIQKRISASPMLVTDYSSISTDFAYMHKPLIYYQFDAEEFRQRHLEPSYFDYMEDGFGPLCSTLDELLSKISAYAGSNFAPEEKYTKRAADFFAHIDNGNCARNYNAIMKLLGRGR from the coding sequence ATGCTGAAAGAAAAATTTTCAAGGGTAACATATAAGGATATCATCCACATCTTCAAGTTCTTATTCGCGCTGCCGCTTTCAGCGGTATACCGCATAAGGCGTGGGAAAATGTGGTTGATATCCGAATACGCCGGCGAAGCACGCGACAACGCTTATAGGCTATTCCAATATCTTAGGCAAGAACATCCAGAGATCGACGCAGTCTACGCAATAAGCATAAATTCATCAGACTTTAAAAAAGTTGAAAATCTCGGGGAAATCGTCTCCTACAGTTCGCTGCGTCACTGGGTCTATTATCTTGCCGCTGAAGTCAACGTCAGCTCGCAGAAGGGAGGCAAGCCAAACGCTGCGGTATGCTACCTCTTTGAGGTTTCCGGCCTTTTAAAAAACAAGAGGGTACTGCTTCAGCACGGCATCATCCTCAATGACGTAAAATACCTGTATTACAAAGAGACAAAAATCAGCCTCTTTATCTGTGGTGCGAAACCTGAATTTGAATTTGTGAAAAAACGTTACGGCTACCCTGAAGGAAGCGTCGTCTGCGCCGGAATGTGCCGTTACGACGCTCTGATAAATGAGAAATCTGGCAGTGACGGAACTATACTTGTAGTTCCGACATGGCGCAAATGGATAGCGCATGGAGAGGGCGCAGGACATTTCACGGACACTCTTTATTTCAAACGCTGGCAGGAATTTTTAAATTCGCCCAAGCTTGAAAAAATACTCGCAGAAAACGGTGTTCGTTTAATATTCTGCCCTCACAGGAATATGGAAAAATTCCTGAAATATTTTTCGTACGGCTCGCAGCTGATAACGTTGCTACAGTGGAGTAGTGCCGACATACAGAAACGCATCTCTGCATCGCCGATGCTCGTCACCGATTATTCAAGCATATCGACGGATTTTGCCTACATGCATAAGCCGCTCATATACTATCAGTTTGACGCCGAAGAATTCAGACAAAGGCATCTCGAACCATCGTACTTCGACTACATGGAGGATGGTTTCGGACCGCTCTGCTCTACTCTTGACGAACTGCTTTCCAAGATATCGGCCTACGCCGGAAGTAACTTTGCGCCTGAAGAAAAATACACAAAAAGGGCGGCTGACTTTTTCGCCCACATCGACAATGGGAACTGCGCGCGCAATTACAATGCTATAATGAAGCTGTTGGGGAGGGGACGCTGA
- a CDS encoding ABC transporter ATP-binding protein — protein sequence MEEKTMIEVRDAAVRFNLATEKIDNLKEYFVKLAKRELLFQEFFALDNVSLTVKKGESWGIIGRNGSGKSTLLKLICGILKPYRGTVKTYGQIAPLIELQAGFDGRLTARENIFLAGALLGHNKKFMEDHFDEITNFAEVQRFVDVPVKNFSSGMSARLGFALATVVRPEILIIDEVLAVGDKAFQKKCEARMQEMLKNNVTLLFVSHSCDAVRRMCQKALWLDSGKAVLSGDSETVCSAYEKS from the coding sequence ATGGAAGAAAAGACAATGATCGAGGTCAGGGACGCGGCTGTCCGCTTCAACCTCGCGACAGAAAAAATAGACAATCTAAAAGAATATTTCGTGAAGCTAGCGAAGAGAGAGCTCCTCTTCCAAGAATTTTTCGCTTTAGACAACGTCAGCCTCACAGTGAAAAAGGGCGAATCGTGGGGCATAATAGGACGCAATGGCTCGGGCAAATCAACGCTGCTCAAGCTGATATGCGGCATACTGAAGCCGTACCGCGGCACGGTTAAGACATATGGGCAGATTGCACCTTTGATAGAGCTGCAGGCTGGCTTCGACGGTAGGCTGACTGCGCGCGAAAATATTTTTCTCGCCGGTGCTCTGCTTGGACACAATAAAAAATTTATGGAAGATCACTTTGACGAGATCACAAACTTCGCTGAAGTACAACGCTTCGTAGACGTGCCGGTCAAAAACTTTTCATCCGGGATGAGCGCGCGTCTAGGCTTCGCGCTTGCGACGGTGGTCAGGCCGGAAATATTGATCATCGACGAAGTCCTCGCAGTAGGAGATAAAGCCTTTCAGAAAAAATGCGAGGCGAGAATGCAGGAAATGCTGAAAAACAACGTTACGTTGCTATTCGTTTCGCATTCGTGCGACGCCGTGCGCAGAATGTGCCAAAAAGCCCTGTGGCTGGACAGCGGCAAAGCGGTCCTCTCTGGGGATAGCGAGACAGTCTGCTCAGCGTACGAAAAATCATAA
- a CDS encoding acyltransferase family protein, with protein MQMLKRNAIIDLLKFLFAIVIVLQHINVIGVSNSEYLIGKYGFVSSEFFFIVSGYLLAHSTAKKDKIESNMLGVDTIHFILHKIQIIFPYFVSAWFIAFVSKCFIYKYGIADIYYNLIYSIWELMFLRMSGIYHFQSIGHTWFISAMFIVMIVIYPLNKALKDKFQLIIVPFITIIGYGFMSHNYKNIDISYSWGGGVLHGAA; from the coding sequence ATGCAGATGCTTAAACGCAATGCGATAATTGACTTACTGAAATTTCTATTTGCAATAGTAATAGTTTTACAGCATATAAATGTAATAGGTGTTTCTAATAGTGAATATTTGATAGGTAAATATGGTTTTGTATCTTCGGAGTTTTTCTTTATAGTCTCTGGATACTTGCTTGCCCATTCTACTGCAAAGAAAGATAAAATCGAAAGTAATATGTTAGGTGTCGATACTATCCATTTCATACTTCACAAAATACAAATAATTTTCCCCTATTTTGTTTCCGCATGGTTTATTGCATTTGTCAGTAAGTGCTTTATTTATAAATACGGTATTGCCGATATTTACTACAACCTGATTTATTCTATCTGGGAGCTTATGTTTTTAAGAATGTCCGGTATATATCATTTTCAGTCGATAGGACATACATGGTTCATCTCGGCTATGTTTATTGTAATGATCGTAATATATCCGTTAAATAAGGCTTTAAAAGATAAATTTCAGTTGATTATTGTCCCTTTTATTACTATTATAGGTTATGGTTTTATGTCACACAATTATAAGAACATTGATATATCTTATTCTTGGGGGGGGGGGGTGTTACATGGCGCTGCCTAG
- the rfbC gene encoding dTDP-4-dehydrorhamnose 3,5-epimerase gives MKITELEVPGVFLLEPKYFEDSRGYYCESYSKRTLAEIGLNADFVQDGHSLSREKGILRGIHFQRYPHSQTKLVRCTRGRILDVAVDLRKGSKYYTRWVAVELSEENRRQLWIPKGFGHAFLTLSENCELQYKVDDFYCPREDRSIAWSDPQIAVDWHLTAEPTLSEKDKKAPLLKDSDVNFATENC, from the coding sequence ATGAAAATCACAGAGCTCGAAGTGCCCGGAGTGTTTCTTCTCGAACCTAAATATTTTGAGGACAGCCGCGGCTATTACTGCGAGTCATATTCTAAGCGCACGCTTGCGGAGATTGGACTGAACGCCGACTTTGTCCAAGATGGACACAGCCTTTCAAGAGAAAAAGGGATACTGCGCGGAATACATTTCCAGAGATACCCACACTCTCAGACGAAACTCGTGCGCTGCACGCGAGGGCGTATCCTTGACGTCGCCGTGGATTTGCGCAAGGGCTCGAAATATTATACGAGATGGGTCGCTGTGGAGCTTTCCGAGGAGAATCGCAGGCAGTTGTGGATTCCAAAGGGCTTCGGACACGCATTCCTGACACTGTCGGAAAATTGCGAGCTTCAGTACAAGGTCGACGATTTCTACTGCCCACGGGAGGACCGTTCGATCGCCTGGAGCGATCCGCAGATAGCCGTAGACTGGCATTTAACTGCGGAGCCGACGTTATCCGAAAAAGACAAGAAAGCCCCTCTGCTGAAAGATAGCGATGTGAACTTCGCGACAGAAAATTGCTGA
- the rfbA gene encoding glucose-1-phosphate thymidylyltransferase RfbA, producing the protein MKGIVLAGGKGTRLYPITKSVSKQLLPIYDKPMVYYPISVLMLAGIRDILLISAPDDIAQYERLLGDGSCFGVCFSYKVQKEPRGLADAFILGEDFIGSENVCLILGDNIFYGQKLSDILNHATSRKVGATIFGYPVKNPREFGVVEFDSDNKVISIEEKPAAPKSNYAVPGLYFYDNRVVEIAKNVKPSRRGEIEITSINNAYKDMGELRVELLGRGMAWLDTGSPKGMLKAAQFVEAVQSRQGYYIACLEEIAYRMKFIDADRLKTMAKELGKTDYAQYLLTTANEK; encoded by the coding sequence ATGAAGGGTATAGTGTTGGCAGGCGGCAAGGGGACTCGTCTTTACCCGATAACTAAATCCGTTTCAAAGCAGCTGCTTCCTATATACGACAAACCTATGGTCTATTACCCCATTTCGGTCCTGATGCTTGCCGGCATCAGGGATATCCTGCTGATATCGGCGCCGGATGACATAGCCCAGTATGAGAGGCTGCTCGGCGACGGAAGCTGCTTCGGCGTCTGCTTCAGTTATAAGGTACAAAAAGAGCCGAGAGGCCTCGCCGACGCTTTCATCCTCGGCGAAGATTTCATAGGAAGCGAAAATGTATGCCTGATCCTCGGAGACAATATATTTTACGGGCAGAAGCTGTCTGACATCTTGAATCACGCGACCTCCCGCAAAGTCGGCGCTACAATTTTCGGCTATCCCGTCAAAAATCCGCGCGAATTCGGCGTCGTCGAATTTGACTCCGATAACAAAGTCATCTCGATTGAAGAGAAGCCCGCCGCGCCGAAATCAAATTATGCCGTGCCGGGTCTTTATTTCTATGACAACAGGGTCGTAGAGATAGCAAAAAACGTCAAACCTTCAAGAAGAGGGGAGATAGAAATAACCTCCATCAACAACGCCTATAAAGACATGGGAGAGCTGCGGGTGGAGCTTCTTGGGCGCGGCATGGCGTGGCTTGACACGGGCTCGCCGAAAGGCATGCTGAAAGCAGCCCAGTTCGTCGAAGCCGTTCAGTCGAGGCAGGGCTATTATATAGCGTGCCTCGAAGAGATAGCCTATAGGATGAAATTCATCGACGCCGACAGGCTCAAGACCATGGCAAAAGAGCTGGGGAAAACGGACTACGCTCAGTATCTTCTCACGACCGCAAACGAAAAATAG